In one window of Streptomyces roseofulvus DNA:
- a CDS encoding TetR/AcrR family transcriptional regulator, which produces MSATKKKNQVNAAAPERRRELLDTAAEVFAAQGYNATTVRKIADAAGMLAGSLYYHFDSKESMLDEILSTFLTELWEGYDAVLAAGLGPRETVEALVTESFREIDRHRAAVAIYQKESRHLTDLPRFAYLADSQSRFEKAWLGTLERGVADGVFRADLDVRLTYRFLRDTVWVAASWYRPGGHHGPEEIARQYLSMVLDGIAVRA; this is translated from the coding sequence GTGTCAGCGACCAAGAAGAAGAACCAGGTGAACGCCGCCGCGCCCGAGCGGCGCCGCGAACTCCTCGACACCGCCGCCGAGGTGTTCGCCGCCCAGGGTTACAACGCCACCACCGTCCGCAAGATCGCGGACGCCGCCGGCATGCTCGCCGGCAGCCTCTACTACCACTTCGACTCCAAGGAGTCGATGCTGGACGAGATCCTCTCCACCTTCCTCACCGAGCTGTGGGAGGGGTACGACGCCGTCCTCGCCGCCGGTCTCGGCCCCCGGGAGACGGTCGAGGCGCTCGTCACCGAGTCCTTCCGCGAGATCGACCGGCACCGCGCCGCCGTCGCCATCTACCAGAAGGAGTCCCGGCACCTCACCGACCTGCCCCGGTTCGCCTATCTCGCGGACTCGCAGAGCCGGTTCGAGAAGGCGTGGCTCGGCACGCTGGAGCGGGGGGTGGCGGACGGCGTGTTCCGGGCCGACCTCGACGTCCGGCTGACCTACCGCTTCCTCCGCGACACCGTCTGGGTCGCGGCCTCCTGGTACCGGCCGGGCGGGCACCACGGGCCCGAGGAGATCGCCCGCCAGTACCTGTCGATGGTCCTGGACGGGATCGCCGTACGCGCCTGA
- a CDS encoding pyridoxamine 5'-phosphate oxidase family protein yields the protein MSDTGTLTWAAFEAAEPVLAATVRERFGQYTHHALATLRKDGSPRLSGIEADFRGGELWLGMMPNSRKALDLRRDPRFSLLANPGAGTGMGGGDVRISGRAVEVTDPAEVARYAEEAGAPLPFHLFRVEPAEVVRTWVEGDEICFTTWRPGRAPRTLRRGNDDAPPREDG from the coding sequence ATGAGCGACACCGGAACCCTCACCTGGGCGGCCTTCGAGGCCGCCGAACCCGTTCTCGCCGCCACCGTGCGGGAGCGCTTCGGGCAGTACACCCACCACGCCCTCGCCACCCTCCGGAAGGACGGCTCGCCGCGGCTCAGCGGCATCGAGGCCGACTTCCGGGGCGGCGAGCTGTGGCTCGGCATGATGCCGAACTCCCGGAAGGCGCTCGACCTGCGGCGCGACCCGCGGTTCTCGCTGCTCGCCAACCCGGGCGCCGGCACGGGCATGGGCGGCGGGGACGTACGGATCTCCGGCCGGGCCGTCGAGGTCACCGACCCCGCCGAGGTCGCCCGGTACGCCGAGGAGGCCGGGGCGCCGCTGCCCTTCCACCTCTTTCGGGTGGAGCCCGCCGAGGTCGTACGGACCTGGGTGGAGGGTGACGAGATCTGCTTCACCACCTGGCGCCCGGGACGCGCGCCCCGCACCCTGCGGCGCGGCAACGACGACGCCCCGCCGCGCGAGGACGGCTGA
- a CDS encoding VOC family protein: MSSLVRHVTIDCADAYALATFWAKVLGSKVSDDDRPGDPEALVESEGAGLLFIQVPEPKVVKNRVHLDIQPQDRTRDEEVERLLALGAKLVGDHRKPDGTGWATLADPEGNEFCVERSKAERAGS, encoded by the coding sequence ATGAGCTCTCTCGTACGCCACGTGACCATCGACTGCGCCGACGCCTATGCCCTCGCCACGTTCTGGGCGAAGGTGCTCGGCAGCAAGGTCTCCGACGACGACCGGCCCGGCGACCCCGAGGCCCTGGTGGAGTCGGAGGGCGCCGGCCTCCTCTTCATCCAGGTCCCGGAGCCGAAGGTCGTCAAGAACCGGGTCCACCTCGACATCCAGCCGCAGGACCGCACCCGCGACGAGGAGGTCGAGCGGCTGCTCGCGCTCGGGGCGAAGCTGGTCGGCGACCACCGGAAGCCGGACGGCACCGGATGGGCGACGCTGGCCGACCCGGAGGGCAACGAGTTCTGCGTGGAGCGCAGCAAGGCGGAGCGGGCCGGTTCCTGA
- a CDS encoding MerR family transcriptional regulator, which yields MKIGELSKETGVAIRLLRYYEEQGLLVPDRTPGGQRRYGSDAPAVVRRIRALLGAGLPTRVIAEVLDCVCGSEAEIEPCLSPLLVARLDEIDARIHDLQGARSSLAALVAATEGKSLADATG from the coding sequence ATGAAGATCGGTGAGCTGTCGAAGGAGACCGGCGTCGCGATCCGGCTGCTCCGCTACTACGAGGAGCAGGGCCTGCTCGTCCCGGACCGCACCCCGGGCGGCCAGCGCCGCTACGGCTCCGACGCCCCGGCCGTGGTCCGCCGCATCCGCGCCCTCCTGGGCGCCGGCCTCCCCACCCGGGTCATCGCCGAGGTGCTGGACTGCGTCTGCGGCAGCGAGGCGGAGATCGAGCCCTGCCTCAGCCCCCTCCTGGTGGCCCGCCTCGACGAGATCGACGCCCGGATCCACGACCTCCAGGGCGCCCGCTCCTCGCTGGCCGCCCTGGTCGCCGCCACCGAGGGCAAGAGCCTGGCGGACGCCACCGGGTGA
- a CDS encoding aldo/keto reductase — translation MTTNTNDSNASILSGTSVLPELPVLSETFRIGGDLPVRRIGYGSMRLADGPGDPTGPEARIWTAPADRAAAVRLLRTAAEAGVTLFDTADAYALGAGEELLAEALAPYRDEVAVATKVGVVRPSPTEWVPLGHPAYLRQQAELSLRRLRTERIDLLYLHRLDENVPVAEQVGALRRLQEEGKVRHIGLSEVTVAQLTEAEAVAPVAAVQNLYNLAARDHEAVLEHTAGRGIAFVPFFPIAMGGHTDPEGPVAAVAREVGAIPSQTALAWLLHRAPHVLPIPGTSSEHHLKENLGALDVRLTDEQFARLSAVPAS, via the coding sequence ATGACGACGAACACGAACGACTCGAACGCCTCCATCCTCTCCGGGACTTCCGTCCTCCCCGAGCTGCCCGTCCTCTCCGAGACCTTCCGGATCGGCGGCGACCTTCCGGTCCGCCGCATCGGCTACGGCTCCATGCGGCTCGCCGACGGCCCCGGCGACCCGACCGGCCCCGAGGCGCGGATCTGGACGGCGCCGGCCGACCGTGCGGCGGCGGTCCGGCTGCTGCGGACCGCCGCAGAGGCGGGCGTGACGCTCTTCGACACGGCGGACGCGTACGCGCTGGGCGCGGGCGAGGAGCTGCTCGCCGAGGCGCTCGCCCCGTACCGGGACGAGGTCGCCGTCGCGACCAAGGTGGGCGTGGTGCGGCCCTCCCCCACCGAGTGGGTGCCGCTGGGCCACCCCGCCTATCTGCGCCAGCAGGCCGAGCTGAGCCTGCGCCGGCTCCGCACCGAGCGGATCGACCTGCTGTACCTGCACCGGCTGGACGAGAACGTGCCGGTGGCCGAGCAGGTCGGGGCCCTGCGGCGGCTCCAGGAGGAGGGGAAGGTCCGGCACATCGGCCTCTCCGAGGTGACGGTGGCGCAGCTGACCGAGGCCGAGGCGGTGGCGCCGGTCGCGGCAGTGCAGAACCTGTACAACCTGGCGGCCCGCGACCACGAGGCGGTCCTGGAGCACACCGCCGGGCGCGGGATCGCGTTCGTGCCCTTCTTCCCGATCGCGATGGGCGGGCACACGGATCCGGAGGGGCCGGTGGCGGCGGTGGCCCGCGAGGTCGGGGCCATCCCGTCGCAGACGGCGCTGGCCTGGCTGCTGCACCGGGCGCCGCACGTCCTGCCGATCCCGGGCACCTCCTCCGAGCACCATCTGAAGGAGAACCTGGGCGCGCTGGACGTACGGCTCACGGACGAGCAGTTCGCCCGCCTGTCGGCCGTGCCGGCGTCATGA
- a CDS encoding VWA domain-containing protein: MALSLRKVEETAPALVSLYKTAGESLRRHGVDGQRVAVYLVVDYSGSMKPYYNDGSVQALADRVLGLSAQLDDDGRVPVVFFSTDVDAETEIRLDDHQGRVDRIVAGLGHMGKTSYHLAMDAVIDHYLDSGATAPALVVFQTDGGPINRLAAERYVCKAARLPLFWQFVGFGDPGSKQFDFLRRLDELAVPERRCVDNSGFFHAGKDPGRIADAELYDRLVAEFPRWLTAARAQGIVRS; encoded by the coding sequence ATGGCACTGAGCCTGCGCAAGGTCGAGGAGACCGCGCCCGCGTTGGTCAGTCTGTACAAGACGGCCGGGGAGTCGCTGCGGCGGCACGGCGTCGACGGGCAGCGGGTGGCGGTGTACCTCGTCGTCGACTACTCCGGCTCGATGAAGCCGTACTACAACGACGGCAGCGTCCAGGCGCTCGCCGACCGGGTCCTCGGGCTCTCCGCCCAGCTCGACGACGACGGCCGGGTGCCGGTCGTCTTCTTCTCCACCGACGTCGACGCCGAGACCGAGATCCGGCTCGACGACCACCAGGGCCGGGTCGACCGGATCGTCGCCGGGCTCGGCCACATGGGCAAGACCAGCTACCACCTCGCCATGGACGCGGTCATCGACCACTACCTCGACAGCGGGGCCACCGCGCCCGCCCTCGTCGTCTTCCAGACCGACGGCGGCCCCATCAACCGGCTGGCCGCCGAGCGGTACGTCTGCAAGGCGGCCCGGCTGCCGCTCTTCTGGCAGTTCGTCGGCTTCGGCGACCCCGGCAGCAAGCAGTTCGACTTCCTGCGCCGGCTCGACGAACTCGCCGTCCCCGAGCGGCGGTGCGTCGACAACTCCGGCTTCTTCCACGCCGGGAAGGACCCCGGCCGGATCGCGGACGCGGAGCTGTACGACCGGCTGGTCGCCGAGTTCCCCCGCTGGCTCACCGCCGCCCGCGCCCAGGGCATCGTCCGCTCATGA